Sequence from the Nitrososphaerota archaeon genome:
GACCACTCAGGAGCACTACCCCTCTTCTACCTAAGCGATGGACCCAGAACCTACACAACACCACTCACACTAGAGCTGACAAGGCTCCTTATAGAAGACTTCCTCAGAATCTCAGGCTTCTACCTCCCATTCGAGTACTTAGATCTACTTGAAATGATGAAGAAGACCGTAACCATAAGACCAGACGACAAAGTGAAGATCTTCGACTTCGAAGTAACCTTCTACGACGCTGGGCATATACCGGGCTCAACCTCAATACTACTAGAAGGAGAGGGGAAACGCATACTCTACACAGGGGACATAAACGATGAGGACACACAGCTCCTAAGAGGTGCTGACTACGAAGTAGGCGAGCTCGACCTACTCGTAACAGAAAGCACCTACGCAACTGAAGACCACCCACCGAGAAAAGAAGTGGAGGAGAGCTTCGTAGAATACGCCAAAGAAGTCATTGAGCGAGGCGGCACACTATTCGTACCAGCCTTCTCGGTTGGGCGCGCGCAGGAAATAGCCTGCGTACTAACCTCGCATAACTTCCCCTACCAAATCTACATGGATGGGATGGCGCTGAAGACCAATGAGATACTATTCAGATACCCAGAGTATCTGAGAGACCCAAGAGCCTTTAGGAAAGCAATAAACGGCGTAGAAGTGGTGACATCGTGGAAGCAGAGAAAGAAGATCATCAACACACCCTCAGTAATAATCTCGCCAGCAGGTATGCTGGTTGGTGGCGCAGCGGTCTTCTACAACCAACAGATAGCGCAAAGAGAAAGGAATGCTATAGCGATAGTAGCCTACCAGGTCCAAGGAACACCAGGAAGAACCCTCCTTGAAAAAGGTCTAGCGCTTGTAAACGGCAGACCAACAAAAGTTAAGGCAGAGATAAAGAGATTCGACTTCTCATCCCACAGCGGCAAAAGCGGGTTAATGAATCTGATGCGTAAAGTTAAGGGCACCCCAAAGATTCTCATGGTTCATGGTGAAGAAGAGTCTTGCGTATCTTTCGCAAAAGCGGTTAAAGAGAACTTCGGGTTTGATGCATACGCACCTAGACCAGGCGAAGCGTTTCAGATCTAAGAAATCAACTCTTGTACAGCGATGGTTTCGAGAAGTAACAGTATAATATGAAAGTTGAATAGGATATGTGAGCCTCGGCGAGTATGGTAGCCCAATACTATGGCAAGGTCTTTCTTGCCCAAGCCTATTCTCATGCAGCAAAAGCGCCTAGCGGATCCTTGGTAACAATTGATACACGGCTTGCAGAACCTAAGCTAGTTTAAATCAGACCATTTTTCGTCTTTTGGTACTAAAGCGGCGGCGCCTCTCTCCACATTCGTCAAACGAATTAAGATTGTAAAACGTTTTTAAGTGTTGGCGGGTCAAGGGTGTTGAGAGTTAGTGCAGCTGGTCTATGATGCTACCGATCTAATGATTCTAAGGAGGGTCTGCTCAGGGTATGGTGTAGAAATCAACATCGCCGCTCTCTCAAAGATGCTTGGGCGGCATAAGAGAACGATTAGGAATCGTGTTACCTCTCTGCTTAAATATGGTGTAGTAGACAGACCCGTCTTCCCCTTCAAAGCACTCTTCCAGGAATACCCTCTTCTTGTAATCTCCTATGCTGATTTGCCTTACGATGAGAAGACGATAGATTGGTTGAGGAACGATAAGAATGTGTTCGCAGCCTATAGGGTTAGGGAGGGTGAGAGCAATATGGTGATCTTCGAGTTTCATAGAGATGTTTGGGACTACCACCTCTGGAGGGAGAGGATAGCGGCTGAGGGTAAGATACCTGAGAGGAGTAAAAGAGCGCCTTCCCACAACTACTACTTCTCGAATAAGGCGATATTCAAGTACGAGCCGAGCACACCTATAGAGCTTATCGAAAAAGAGTTTAAGGAGCAAGGGTTTGTTGAAGTTAATGGCTACGAGCTTGATGAGGTTGCGATCGGGGTCTTAAAGCATCTTCTAAGAGGAGAAGGCGTTAGGGTTAACGAGACCCTTTTGGCAAAGGAGCTGGGGTTAAGTAGGAAGGCTATTCTCAATAGGCTGAGTAAGATGCAGAGCAGCGGCATAATCTTGAACCCTTTATGTAGATTCCCTCACTTCTTCGTTCCACCCAACTATCTTCTTGTGTTAGCGCTGGTTGAAGTCAGAAGGTCTTTAGAGGACGTTATGCAGCAGATTAAAAGTGACCCACACATTACCTTAGCCTACCGCATAAGTGAAGGAAGATACAATCTTCTCCTCTTTGGATGCTACAAAACTGTGGAAGACTACTTGAAGTGGGAGGATCTTTATGGCGGAAAGAACCCGGGCTGCTTCGGCTCGATAAAGATAAGCATACTTTCACCCAAGATGACCATACACATCGATCAGCAGAAGGTTTCACTTGGCATAATAGAGGAGAAGCTAAAACAAGCAGCGGGAGATAAGATTAGATGAAAGGCAGAGAAAAGTTGGACGAATTTCTGAAAGAAATAGAAAGCGAATGTGGAGGGTTACCAAAAGATCTCCATATAACAAGAATCTGCTGTGCTCTGGCGGCGGTTTCTCACGGGAAGATAATAAAAACAGAAAAGCCAATGTTAAAATACTGTCCCTTACGTGTTGCCGATAAATTATATAAGTTCAGGAACTTTGATTCAACAGAAGTCTGCGAAGCTCTCTGGCTTAAAATATCAAAATATGGTTATTTCACGCCAAATAGGGAGTTGTGTAGAGAAAGTATCGAAGTCCCATATGGAGCTTCGGAGATGATGAAGTACGCTTTAGAGAAGAAAACGGTAGAGGCAGCTGTGATAGTATGTGAAGGGGCAGGCACCATTGTGACCAACAACCCCGCGTTAGTTCAAGGGGTTGGTGCAAGAATGACTGGGGTTTTCTACACTTCGCCTATTCCTGAAATTATAAGAAGAATAGAAGGCGTAGGAGGACTTGTCGTTTTTCGGGACACAGCTAGAATAGATCAGATTGAGGGGGTAAGAAAAGCGATGGAGCTCGGTTATAAGAACGTTGCTGTAACAGTAAATGGGTATTTGGGTGAAAATTTAAGCGAACTTAGAAGACTAGGAGAGAGTAAAAGCGTTTCCATCATCTCTTTAGTAGTCTGCACAACCGGAATAGAAAAAGAGAGAGCAGAGGAGATAGCGGAGTACGCAGATCTAGCTTGGAGCTGCGCTTCCCTCCACATGCGTGAAGTAGTTGGTAGGAAAGCAAAGATTCAGCTGGCTACGAAGATTCCAGTCTATGTTTTAAGTGAAAAAGGGATAGATTTCTTATCGAGCTATTCCGATGGGGATATTAGAAGATTTGTTGAAGAGGGGAAGAGGTATCTGATCTCTGGTGACCGTCGGTTAATGAAAAGTTACAGGAGAATAAAGGTAGGTGATTTTGAAACTTACTTTGGGGAAGTCGATGAGTTGCCTTTAAGGGTCAGAGATGAGCCCACTCCTCTTACTTAATTATCTTCACCTTCCTACCTTCAATCTTCAGCCTTCGCTCTACGAAGAGCTTTACTGCCTCTGGGTAGATTCTATGCTCCTCCTTCAATATTCTCTCGCTGAGCGTCTCCTCGGTATCGTCATCATACACAGGAACCACTGCTTGGAGTATTATAGGACCTTTATCCACCTCCTCATCTGCGAAATGAACCGTGCAGCCAGTGTATTTGACGCCGTATTCGAGGGCTTGCTTCTGCGCCCTCAACCCAGGGAAGGCGGGTAAGAGCGATGGGTGGATGTTCATTATGCGCATCCTGTAGCGTTGAATAAACATAGGTGAGAGTATCCTCATGTAGCCTGCTAGGAGCACAAGCCCTTCCTCAGGTGTAACACCATGATCTATAAGCGTCTTGATGATTAGGCTGTCATACTCCTCCCTCCTCCCCTTATAGGGTGTTGGGTCTAGGTAGACTGCTGGTATAGATGCTGCCCTGGCTCTCTCTAGAGCGTATGCGTCTGCTCTATCGCTTATGACAACCTTGATTTCCGCGTTCTTTATGTAACCCGATTTTATTGCATCTATTATCGCTTGAAGATTTGTTCCCCTACCTGAAGCCAACACACCTATAGGTACCATCATCTCCTCAACCCCTCCTTAAGCATCTTCACAGGATCAACCTTACCCACACCAGGCAGCCAATCAACCCTCTTACCAATCGTGCCCTTCTCCAACCTATAATGGTAAAGCCTCCTCACCCTCTCAGCGAGTTCAGCCCTCCTTTTTAATAGCTCCTCAGAACCTATGTCGCTCCGGTGGAATAAACCCCAGCCGTCTGCCAACCTAACCGCTGAAATGACCTTCTCTATTCGCGCTGAAGCCTCTGGTAGGGTTTCGTCTGCAGCTAGTATCTCTACGAGCCTTGAGCCCGCCGATACGATCCTACCGTCTTCCTGTAGGCTACACGACGCCCAGAATAGCTCACAGCCACCCTCAGCGATCCTAGCTTCATCCACCTCAACAGGATGACCTGCTGCTAGCCGCCTATTATCAGGGTAGCCTTTTGGAGCGATCGCTTTCACAACCACCGCCTTATTCCCAAACTCCAGCCTAACACCACTGAGCCTCTCATCTATTATCGCCAAGCATACATCAACTAGATCATTCTTTAACGTATGCAGCACGTTGAGCGCCTCTGGGTCGCCTAACCTACTATACATCTCTATTATGGTAGGCCCCTCTACTTCGGTAAGCATCATCTGACCAGCAACTACACCGTGATACCTCTTACCCGTCTTATCCTGTATAGCAGAGACCATCTTCTCAACTATTCGCAAAGACGCTTCGTATTCGCTCATCGTGAGGAAGGGTAGGCACATATCTGGACCAGAGATAGAGCCCATCCCACCAGTCTCGGTCCCTATATCAAACTCATGGGCATTCTTATTATCCTGCACCATAGGCATCCCGAGTACCGTCTTGCCGTCTGTGAAGCACTGCAGCGTATACTCAGGCCCCCAGACATTCTCCTCAACAAGAATCTTGTCTTCAATATCGCCGTAGCCACGCATGTAGCCCTCCAACCAACCTACGTGCTTCGACTTAAACCTCTGTTTCTCCTCGTGCAGATAGATCTGCCTATCCTCAACCACCTTCACACCCTTTCCACCAGCCTGCCTAGCAGGCTTCAACGCAACATTCTGAAGCCAAGTGAGTGTCTCAGAGTACCTCTGTAGGGTTGCATAGGCTTCTTCAGCCGATTTAAATGTCTGGAAGAGGAGTTTACCAGGCACATCATACTCCCATTGTAGGCGCCTCATCTCTGCCTTCGACATCTCTATTAGAGCAACGCTTCTGTTAGCGCCTATGCAGGGTATCTTCAGCGCCTCTAAGCGATCAGGCACTCCGT
This genomic interval carries:
- a CDS encoding DUF2099 family protein, which translates into the protein MKGREKLDEFLKEIESECGGLPKDLHITRICCALAAVSHGKIIKTEKPMLKYCPLRVADKLYKFRNFDSTEVCEALWLKISKYGYFTPNRELCRESIEVPYGASEMMKYALEKKTVEAAVIVCEGAGTIVTNNPALVQGVGARMTGVFYTSPIPEIIRRIEGVGGLVVFRDTARIDQIEGVRKAMELGYKNVAVTVNGYLGENLSELRRLGESKSVSIISLVVCTTGIEKERAEEIAEYADLAWSCASLHMREVVGRKAKIQLATKIPVYVLSEKGIDFLSSYSDGDIRRFVEEGKRYLISGDRRLMKSYRRIKVGDFETYFGEVDELPLRVRDEPTPLT
- a CDS encoding phosphoribosylglycinamide formyltransferase, which gives rise to MMVPIGVLASGRGTNLQAIIDAIKSGYIKNAEIKVVISDRADAYALERARAASIPAVYLDPTPYKGRREEYDSLIIKTLIDHGVTPEEGLVLLAGYMRILSPMFIQRYRMRIMNIHPSLLPAFPGLRAQKQALEYGVKYTGCTVHFADEEVDKGPIILQAVVPVYDDDTEETLSERILKEEHRIYPEAVKLFVERRLKIEGRKVKIIK
- a CDS encoding phosphoribosylamine--glycine ligase yields the protein MKILGVGSGAREHAIAKKLSESRYNPKIYWVGENRNPGILRICERSEGEFIQGSTTDPEFVGSTAKRLGVDFVFVGPEEPNFHGVPDRLEALKIPCIGANRSVALIEMSKAEMRRLQWEYDVPGKLLFQTFKSAEEAYATLQRYSETLTWLQNVALKPARQAGGKGVKVVEDRQIYLHEEKQRFKSKHVGWLEGYMRGYGDIEDKILVEENVWGPEYTLQCFTDGKTVLGMPMVQDNKNAHEFDIGTETGGMGSISGPDMCLPFLTMSEYEASLRIVEKMVSAIQDKTGKRYHGVVAGQMMLTEVEGPTIIEMYSRLGDPEALNVLHTLKNDLVDVCLAIIDERLSGVRLEFGNKAVVVKAIAPKGYPDNRRLAAGHPVEVDEARIAEGGCELFWASCSLQEDGRIVSAGSRLVEILAADETLPEASARIEKVISAVRLADGWGLFHRSDIGSEELLKRRAELAERVRRLYHYRLEKGTIGKRVDWLPGVGKVDPVKMLKEGLRR
- a CDS encoding MBL fold metallo-hydrolase; this encodes MPIKGNLKMEVRILGSAREVGRSAVLLKSSSVNLLLDFGVLVQKEIGFPVHVQPKDVDAILLSHAHLDHSGALPLFYLSDGPRTYTTPLTLELTRLLIEDFLRISGFYLPFEYLDLLEMMKKTVTIRPDDKVKIFDFEVTFYDAGHIPGSTSILLEGEGKRILYTGDINDEDTQLLRGADYEVGELDLLVTESTYATEDHPPRKEVEESFVEYAKEVIERGGTLFVPAFSVGRAQEIACVLTSHNFPYQIYMDGMALKTNEILFRYPEYLRDPRAFRKAINGVEVVTSWKQRKKIINTPSVIISPAGMLVGGAAVFYNQQIAQRERNAIAIVAYQVQGTPGRTLLEKGLALVNGRPTKVKAEIKRFDFSSHSGKSGLMNLMRKVKGTPKILMVHGEEESCVSFAKAVKENFGFDAYAPRPGEAFQI
- a CDS encoding Lrp/AsnC family transcriptional regulator, producing the protein MQLVYDATDLMILRRVCSGYGVEINIAALSKMLGRHKRTIRNRVTSLLKYGVVDRPVFPFKALFQEYPLLVISYADLPYDEKTIDWLRNDKNVFAAYRVREGESNMVIFEFHRDVWDYHLWRERIAAEGKIPERSKRAPSHNYYFSNKAIFKYEPSTPIELIEKEFKEQGFVEVNGYELDEVAIGVLKHLLRGEGVRVNETLLAKELGLSRKAILNRLSKMQSSGIILNPLCRFPHFFVPPNYLLVLALVEVRRSLEDVMQQIKSDPHITLAYRISEGRYNLLLFGCYKTVEDYLKWEDLYGGKNPGCFGSIKISILSPKMTIHIDQQKVSLGIIEEKLKQAAGDKIR